From a single Cyclobacterium marinum DSM 745 genomic region:
- a CDS encoding VCBS repeat-containing protein, translating to MKNPSFLSTPYSLFLFLMLCLACQENKRFTKLSPDETGVDFENGLIEDEFFNILTYEYFYNGAGVAVADFNNDGLDDLVFTSNMGNCEIFSNEGDFSFVNRTESSGISTKGKWATGVSIVDINQDGLRDIYLCFSGPYGAIQRKNELYINLGDFKFLEKAADYGLDDSGFSTQAAFFDFDRDGDLDMYLMNNMTDETGPNIIRPKRVNGEMLNTDKLYQNNGNLTFSDVSKESGITIEGYGLGLAIADINGDLWPDIFISNDYLSNDILYLNQKDGTFKNIAEKVFPHTSYSAMGNDISDINNDGMPDFIEVDMLPNKNYRQKLMFGKTGHDRFTSEIKTGYEPQFMRNTLQLNRGYSKDSLPMFSDISFMAGVAATDWSWAPLWADWNNDGWKDLFITNGYPRDITNRDFVDYRSNFATLNSLEIFEKLKPLKGAHLGNFMFQNNQDLTFNDVSETWGFEMPGYSSGLTFSDLNNDGQLDLVINNTYSKASIYKNNGQKDENNHFLQIKLTGKKGNFQALGTKVNLYSNGQSQYYEHFLTRGYQSSVSETIHFGLGQKHTVDSLLIQWPDGNQQKLFTISANQVLNINYNPEPSNARQKKANNLHVKIGQGPTKPLPVFEHRELYYADFNLQPLLPHKHSQLGPGIAVGDINGDKKEDLYIGGAYGQSGKLFFNNGTEGFDTLTFSRDNSQYEDMGALFFDADSDGDQDLYIASGGNEFEVGSKYYKDRLYINDGKGNFTLDSLALPEIFASSSTVVGADFDKDGDLDLFIGGRLTPNSYPKAGRSQLLQNNKGHFTEKTDEIAPGLKNIGMVTSALWTDYNQDNWLDLIVVGEWMEIKIFENQKGRLVLRENIPGLEESSGWWNSIAGADINQDGRTDYIIGNLGLNSRYKSSVANPLRIHWADFDKNGKSESIISFVEEGKRYPMHPRDDIFQQIPSLKKKFNDYHSYAQATLTTLLGQAYLDSTANKLEAMTFSSVLLLNKGEEGFDKIPLPQLAQVSPVFGIDVGDFDGNGRMEILLAGNFHQAEVITGQYDAGYGLQLEYTENGTFEIKNQTLHLSGDVRSLAPVFVGEEKGLFHLAAKNDQPSQWLSLPGKSNRAPLPEVDDSKKAILFFKNGKIRLVEFYHGSGYLSQGANHIFAEQGLEKVMYFDAHGKAIKTIQF from the coding sequence AGATGACTTGGTCTTTACTTCCAATATGGGTAATTGTGAGATTTTTTCCAATGAGGGTGATTTTTCTTTTGTCAATCGAACAGAATCTTCCGGTATTTCCACCAAGGGAAAATGGGCTACAGGAGTATCAATAGTGGATATTAACCAAGATGGATTGAGAGACATCTACCTCTGTTTTTCCGGACCCTATGGCGCAATCCAAAGAAAAAATGAGTTGTACATCAATTTGGGAGATTTTAAATTTTTAGAAAAAGCTGCTGATTATGGACTGGATGACTCAGGATTTAGTACCCAAGCAGCCTTTTTTGATTTTGACAGGGATGGTGATCTGGACATGTACTTAATGAATAATATGACAGACGAGACCGGCCCCAACATCATTCGGCCTAAAAGAGTCAATGGAGAAATGTTAAATACCGATAAATTATATCAAAACAACGGTAATCTAACTTTTTCCGATGTGTCAAAAGAAAGTGGAATCACCATTGAAGGATATGGTCTGGGATTGGCAATTGCCGACATAAATGGAGATTTATGGCCGGACATATTTATAAGTAATGATTACTTGTCGAATGATATTTTATACCTGAACCAGAAAGATGGAACTTTCAAAAATATTGCGGAAAAGGTATTCCCACACACCAGTTATTCCGCCATGGGAAACGATATTTCCGATATAAACAATGACGGCATGCCGGATTTTATAGAAGTAGACATGTTGCCAAATAAAAACTATCGACAAAAACTTATGTTTGGGAAGACAGGCCATGACAGATTTACCTCTGAAATAAAGACCGGGTATGAACCTCAGTTTATGCGGAACACTCTTCAGCTTAATCGGGGCTATTCTAAGGACTCCTTACCTATGTTTTCAGACATTAGCTTTATGGCAGGTGTAGCAGCCACCGATTGGAGCTGGGCTCCTTTATGGGCGGATTGGAACAATGATGGTTGGAAAGATTTGTTCATTACAAATGGTTATCCGCGTGACATCACCAATCGGGATTTTGTAGACTACAGGTCCAATTTTGCTACGTTAAATAGCCTTGAAATATTTGAAAAATTAAAACCTCTCAAAGGCGCTCACCTTGGCAATTTTATGTTTCAAAACAACCAAGACCTCACCTTTAATGATGTATCAGAAACCTGGGGTTTTGAAATGCCGGGTTATTCCAGCGGTTTGACGTTTTCAGACCTGAATAACGACGGTCAACTAGATCTTGTAATTAATAATACCTACAGTAAAGCTTCTATTTATAAGAATAACGGCCAGAAAGATGAAAATAACCATTTCCTGCAAATTAAACTTACCGGAAAAAAGGGAAATTTTCAGGCCTTAGGTACCAAAGTCAATCTTTACAGTAATGGACAATCTCAATACTATGAACATTTCCTTACCAGAGGCTACCAATCTTCCGTTAGTGAAACCATTCATTTTGGATTGGGTCAAAAGCATACTGTTGACTCCCTTTTGATCCAATGGCCGGATGGCAACCAACAAAAATTATTCACCATCTCGGCCAATCAAGTCCTCAATATTAATTATAATCCTGAGCCAAGTAATGCAAGGCAAAAAAAGGCAAACAACCTCCACGTCAAAATAGGACAAGGACCTACCAAACCTCTTCCGGTATTCGAGCATCGAGAGTTGTATTACGCAGATTTCAACCTTCAACCATTATTGCCCCACAAGCATTCACAGTTGGGGCCGGGAATAGCTGTTGGAGATATCAATGGAGATAAGAAGGAAGATTTGTACATTGGTGGTGCCTATGGCCAATCGGGAAAGTTATTTTTTAATAATGGAACCGAAGGATTTGACACCCTTACTTTTTCAAGAGACAATTCTCAATATGAAGACATGGGTGCCCTGTTTTTTGATGCTGATTCGGATGGAGATCAGGACCTATACATTGCATCAGGAGGAAACGAATTTGAAGTAGGCTCCAAGTATTATAAGGATCGTTTATACATCAATGATGGTAAGGGGAATTTCACCCTAGACTCCCTAGCACTGCCTGAAATTTTCGCTAGTAGTTCAACAGTGGTCGGAGCAGATTTTGATAAAGATGGGGATTTAGATCTTTTTATTGGTGGAAGATTGACTCCCAATTCCTATCCTAAAGCGGGAAGATCTCAGTTGCTTCAAAATAATAAGGGACATTTCACTGAAAAGACTGATGAAATTGCTCCGGGGTTAAAAAATATAGGCATGGTCACTTCGGCCTTATGGACAGATTATAATCAAGACAATTGGCTTGATTTGATTGTTGTTGGTGAGTGGATGGAAATTAAAATATTTGAGAATCAAAAAGGCCGGTTGGTTTTAAGGGAAAACATTCCCGGTTTGGAAGAAAGTTCAGGCTGGTGGAATAGTATAGCCGGAGCTGACATCAACCAAGATGGTCGAACCGATTATATTATTGGAAACCTAGGTTTAAATAGCAGGTACAAAAGTAGTGTAGCCAATCCACTTCGGATTCATTGGGCCGATTTCGATAAGAATGGAAAAAGTGAGTCCATAATTTCCTTTGTTGAAGAGGGAAAAAGGTATCCGATGCACCCTAGGGATGACATTTTCCAACAAATCCCTTCCTTAAAGAAAAAATTCAATGATTACCATAGCTATGCACAAGCTACATTGACTACATTATTGGGACAAGCATACCTTGATAGTACTGCGAATAAGCTTGAGGCTATGACTTTTTCTTCTGTCCTTTTATTAAACAAAGGAGAGGAAGGATTTGATAAAATACCCCTCCCCCAATTGGCACAAGTCTCGCCAGTATTTGGTATAGACGTAGGGGATTTTGATGGAAATGGTCGGATGGAAATTTTACTGGCCGGCAATTTTCACCAAGCAGAGGTAATAACAGGTCAATATGATGCCGGCTATGGATTACAGCTGGAATATACTGAAAATGGAACTTTCGAAATAAAAAATCAAACGCTTCATTTGAGTGGGGATGTGAGAAGTTTAGCTCCGGTTTTTGTAGGAGAAGAAAAAGGATTATTCCATTTAGCAGCTAAAAACGACCAACCTTCGCAATGGCTAAGCTTACCCGGCAAATCAAACCGAGCCCCCTTACCAGAAGTCGATGACTCAAAAAAAGCAATCTTATTTTTTAAAAATGGAAAAATAAGATTAGTAGAATTTTACCATGGCTCAGGCTACTTGAGCCAAGGAGCCAACCATATTTTTGCTGAGCAAGGTCTTGAAAAAGTTATGTATTTTGATGCCCATGGTAAAGCCATAAAAACAATACAATTCTAG
- a CDS encoding RagB/SusD family nutrient uptake outer membrane protein, with amino-acid sequence MKNIIQLLLLLVFITTACDDNILETTPYGQSTSSQFWRNGEDAVAAANAMYEPLTVEDFYGHAEHTFDIPSDDQFRAGDHGEDQAIESFTFDAGNPQLYYSWRHKYEVISRANAVLINVPEITMDQTLKDRTLGEAYFLRGFMYWRFVVIYGGVPLILEEDVLTNNYNKPRASLEETFAQIESDLMKAADLLPATHGSDDLGRPNQGAANGLLAKMYLYKEEFDKTITYGQMVLDGPYPLADDFQDNFRVETQNNPEVLFSIQSLQGWQDNTHIIYTTPRPWGGWDFHEPVQDLIEEFEEGDPRLDYTVYKPGDMVDLGGDNGLTEYTADLSSTGYHFRKYSSWNPQGGLNMSHNNPILRTADVLLLVAEAKIRSGQNGDAEINEVRQRAGRELLSNATMEDLIHERRVELAGENQRHQDLIRWDKANIVDIVAIYKKDLGPLKPPRNFERPKHYLFAIPQREIDLSNGVLTQNPEY; translated from the coding sequence ATGAAAAATATAATTCAACTTCTTTTGTTGCTGGTATTTATTACTACAGCATGTGATGACAATATACTAGAGACGACACCTTATGGCCAATCTACTTCCTCACAGTTTTGGAGAAATGGAGAGGATGCTGTAGCAGCTGCCAATGCCATGTATGAGCCACTTACAGTGGAGGACTTTTACGGGCATGCAGAGCATACTTTTGATATTCCTTCTGATGATCAATTCAGGGCAGGGGATCATGGGGAAGATCAAGCCATCGAATCCTTCACCTTTGATGCCGGCAATCCGCAATTGTATTACAGCTGGAGGCATAAATATGAAGTTATTTCAAGGGCAAATGCAGTTTTAATAAATGTTCCTGAGATTACGATGGATCAAACCCTTAAGGATAGAACCTTAGGTGAAGCCTATTTTCTTAGAGGTTTTATGTACTGGAGATTTGTCGTAATTTATGGAGGTGTACCTTTAATTTTAGAGGAGGACGTTCTAACTAACAATTACAATAAACCGAGGGCAAGCTTGGAAGAAACCTTTGCCCAGATTGAATCAGACCTGATGAAGGCGGCAGATCTTTTACCTGCCACTCATGGTTCAGATGATTTGGGTAGACCTAATCAAGGTGCGGCCAATGGATTATTGGCTAAAATGTACCTATACAAAGAAGAGTTTGATAAAACCATTACCTACGGGCAAATGGTATTGGACGGCCCATATCCTCTTGCAGATGATTTTCAAGACAATTTCCGGGTTGAAACGCAAAATAATCCTGAAGTATTATTTTCTATACAAAGTCTTCAAGGATGGCAAGACAACACACATATCATCTATACCACTCCCAGGCCTTGGGGAGGTTGGGACTTTCATGAACCTGTACAAGACCTTATAGAGGAGTTTGAAGAGGGTGATCCAAGGCTAGACTATACCGTTTACAAACCCGGGGATATGGTGGACCTGGGAGGTGACAATGGCTTAACGGAGTATACAGCAGATCTTTCTTCCACTGGCTATCATTTCAGAAAATATTCCTCATGGAATCCTCAAGGAGGGTTAAATATGAGCCATAATAACCCTATACTTAGGACAGCAGATGTATTGCTTTTGGTAGCTGAAGCCAAAATTAGGTCCGGCCAAAATGGCGATGCTGAAATCAATGAAGTAAGACAGCGAGCCGGTAGAGAGCTTCTTTCCAATGCAACGATGGAAGATTTAATACATGAGCGAAGAGTAGAGTTGGCGGGGGAAAATCAAAGGCATCAAGATCTTATCCGTTGGGACAAGGCCAATATTGTAGATATAGTAGCTATTTATAAAAAAGATTTGGGCCCTTTGAAACCACCAAGAAATTTTGAAAGACCTAAACATTACCTTTTTGCAATTCCTCAAAGAGAAATTGATTTGAGTAATGGGGTGTTGACACAAAATCCCGAATATTAA